DNA sequence from the Mangifera indica cultivar Alphonso chromosome 18, CATAS_Mindica_2.1, whole genome shotgun sequence genome:
TTGGTGCGCTATGATCACGATCAGTCTGAGGTATAagttctttctctcttttttgcTCTTTTCCCTTGTATGTTTAGACAGTATATAATATTTTGCCTGTGACATGAAAATATAACAgtttggggttttttttttttttgaatttcattccCAGGAGATTGTGCCTCTCAGAAAAGTTTGCCGTCGGCCTGAAACTGATTATAGGTTGCAGCAACTTCACGCTATGAATGACTCAGGCTTTGCCGACCAGCAGAAAAGTTGTGTAAATCTTTCCACAGCCAGTGCTCCTAGAGTTGTAAGTTCATCTGCTGAAATTGTACAGAAGCAGGGCGACGCAAATATAGCCCCGGTGGCTACCCCAGTATCTGTGGCCATCCAAAGTACAACAATGGAACCCAAAAGCACTGGAGGTAGCAGCAGTATTAATGTCAGCAACCCTGCTTTTCCATCTAGTGCTGTTAGTGCCGCCATTACAACTGCTGCTCCTGGTGGCCCTGTTGGAAAAATGTAAGATTCCATGTAGGTTTATTCGACAGTTCTGTGATTTCTTCTTTTTAGTGATTACACAGGATTTTCATTTTCAGATGAGTAAGATTCTGGTTAGGTTAGCCTTTTGTTCAACTTATACCATTCATTTCTCTCAACACATGACAACTGGATATTTGTGATTCTGGGGTTTGCCGGTTTTGAAGGACAGTATTTGGCCTTGTAATTTCTGCAATTTGGAATGTAAGAGTTGCAACCTGGATTGCTGAACTTACATTATGATTCATGAaatgtattttttgttttgtattgcttttctttttttctctgatGGCCATCATGAGATGTTGTTGCAAGTTTCATATTTCAGATGACCAGAAATCTTATACTGGAGCAGTACCATAATTAAATAGCGAATCCATACTTGTGTGATCCTGTTGAGTGTTAGGAATGTATAAGCCATGCCGGGTCAATCTCGGCATGGCTTCCTGGGCTATGCCAAAGCCGACTACTTGGCGGGCTTTTGTGCTGGGTTGATTTAACAAAAACTCAAGGCTTGGGGCACGGTTTAAGGCCTTTGAAGTgtgtttttataagtttttaattgatccatttataaaatcaattttttattttttaattatgtcaaattaattttaaaaaatttttgatttgcTATAATAGCAAGCCGTACCGGATGAGTTGGtctattcaaacaaaaaaaaaaattagtcttatatcattatattgtgttgaaacaaaaaaaaaaattagtcttATATCATTATATTGTGTTGAAACGGTTTTATCTCATGGTTTGAGGTagaggtgttcaaaattattcgaTAATTGAATCGAATCGATTTTTAAACCGAAATCCTAaccgaaaaataggttattcAAAAAATTGGTTCGGATATcgattcaaaaatatataagaaccgaattttcggttcggttaccggtttgccaaattttcaaaaccggttaacTGAACCGAACcggtttttaaaaaatcgaataaaaaattaataaaatattaatagaatattgaataaattttcaaaaaattagaaaaaaataataaaatatggtaatttttaaaattcggttcaaaaattggttaaccgaaaattcggttcggttaattgatattttcggttcgattcaaaatcggttaatttttaaatcagttcggtttcggttcatgatttttttcaaaccaaaaatttggtTCGGTTCAAAAAATGGACAAAGTGAttcggttaaccggttttgaacacccctaattTGAGGTATGACTATTTTTTTCCTAACGAACTGAGACGACCCGGTTACAGTCGGTATGATATATTTGACACCTCTAGGCATCTTCTTTTCAAGCACTTAATTAGTACTTGTCAAATGTTTTACACGGGTTTACCTTTCCTATTCCAAATTTATccttaatttgttgatttagGACATTGAATTGATGgttaaatttgtcatttcaacaaaacaatgttatttgtCTGTTATTTTAGgacaaaatgaataattttgcaATCAATCttaaaagcagaaaaaaaattagaccGTTAGAATTTGTATCATTGCGCCACGTGGCAAACCACCTGCTCTGCTCCGCGGGCGGGCAAGAAACTAGCACGTCTTCATCTCTGAGTAAATATTTCACTCCTCATTCATTGCTTACAAAGTTTCTTCCAAATTTCTACACGAACAAGTACAAGAATGCAAGTCTTGAAAGCTCACAGGactgtttatataaataattcgGTTATGTCGTTTCAGAATGTTCGTTCCATGGTGACGCGCTGCAGGGCGGTGGTGCTGCCGCGGTTCGGTGGGCCAGACGTCCTGGATCTCCGGCTAGATGTGGAGGTTCCCGATCTCAAGCCTAATGAGGTTCTTGTTAGAACCAGAGCTGTCTCTATCAATCCACTCGATACGAAAGTgagttatttgagtttttaagtTCAGCGCCTGTTTGGTTACTGAGGAAATGTTGGTAATGGAATAGAATTTGGTTCTTTTTatggatgaatttaaatttttaaatatttctatttatttttggtcAAGAGAACAATTGAGTTCGATAGAATGAAATAGCTGATTTTGTTTTGGTAGAGTCTCAGTACTgctataaaaatgaaaagttttCGCTGCTATTGATACTGTTGTGTATGGAAGTGTTTTCATATGAAGCAATTTTGAGTTCTTTTAAgttattcatttttcaaaaaatgcCTACACTTTTCTGGAAAGTACatatgaattgattttaaattagtaacTTAAATGTGTGTTTGGTctggataataaaatattgcatataaattatcataaataaatgttaGCTATAACAttgttgaatataaattattattatatttataaataattattgaatttgattgaaaataataaaaaatattaaaatattattttatttaaataatcttggtataatatgagaaatgatttaattatgataaaaagtaAGATTACCTTTataataagattattataatcttttataatcttttataggtaaggtaaataataaaaagtagaTTATCAACTCCCCTAAGTGTATTACCTATATCAAACTATCAAgtgtttttttaatctcaaattgCACTTCTGCTGACTACTACAAACTTAATGCAAAAGAGGTTATATCtcatttgaaataaatttttaatgttgattaaactATATCATCTGGTAATTGAATCGCTGTGATTCTTGACCTCAGTGTATATTCTGCACAAAATGGTGTTTTGGTATTTTTGTGTGAGGCTGCATGTACCAAGGGAAGGGTGTGAAAATTAATTAGTACCCATTATCTTGAATTGCCTGAGCAGCTGTTGCTAGATCAACTTTAAAGTTTACTGCCCAGTTGTTGTGAGAGATTTACTCAAATCCCGCCAACAAATTTGCTTATCTAAATTCGCAAATTCtctattttcttgttttttatattcttctttgaatatcaattttatcatttgtaTCTTTATTCCCAGTACAAGATAGAAGCTTGTAAGGCCTTCATTTATGAAtgagaaagggagagagagatgGTCATAGGATTTAGTCCGCCTTAAAAGATCTACCATTAACTTGAACCTGAAGAAAAAAGTCACTTTCTGGGAAAGCTGCTTTGATTTGAAGCTTGCCGGTATTGGTGTTGCTTTCAGGATAACTATAAACTGCAATTACATATATTAGCTTTATTCTTCACAGGTCAATTGCATATATTAGCTTTATTCTTCACAGGTTGTTCAGGCTTATgagggttttttctttttcttttttcatttgaatcatTATTCAACCAGTCAATTTTTAAGTGTTCTCTTGTCGACAAAATAACGTAATAGTATGCTATCAACCGAAGGTTTTATGtgctttttataaatataactaaGTGCTTATCTTTGTCTGCTTCACTTGTACATGTGCTTGTTCCATGACCTTATGCTGTGTGTTCTGAAACCTGGCCATTTTAACTTGGTGAAGAAGGTGTTTTCTGGCTTGCAGTGAGTTCAAAATCTATTATGTAATTGCCATTGAGAAAGCATATACTGAGTTCAATTTTTTGGAAGAATATCACAAGAACATTATCAGAAATAGCTATCACTTTTAGGTTTCAGAATAATTCAGTGGCAAATCTAGGACACccttggaattaataaaaagataaagattatCTATGTTAGACACATATAGTGAAGTACTGGAATCATAATATATTGAATGTTCTGAGATTTGCGCTTTTAGATGCGGTCAGGCTATGGTCGTTCCCTATTCAAACCTCTTCTACCACTCATTTTGGGTCGTGATGTTAGTTGTGAAGTAGCAGCAACTGGATCTTTGGTACGGTCTCTAAGTTTAGGACAAGAAGTTTTTGGTGCATTGCATCAACTGCTGTGAGAGGTACTTATGCCGACTATGCAGTTCTTTCAGAGGATGAACTCACTCTAAAACCTGTATCAATTACTCATGTAGTGagaatttctttctcttttcttttgtaATATATAACTGAAAACATATTACATGTTGttgtaatttttcataaattagtaTTGGCTTTATTCACCCTAAATCCTATTTTTTCTTCTGGTTAGTTGAGTGATTCACAATTTTACTTATGCCTTCCTGTTAAATTCCTTTTGACTACAAAACATGAGTTTAAATAGTTTCATGCTCCTATAGGAAGCAAGAGCAATTCCTTTTGCTGCGTTGACTGCTTGGTGTGCTTTAAGAGGCACTGCTAGGATAACAGAGGGGTATGCTGATTTTGCTGagacacaattttttttctctgatAAATTCTAttccttttgttttgttaatatctAAGTACTATAATGAAGTAGAATAAAAAGTTATAGTTTTCTCTGTGTTGGGAAGTTTAAGTTCTAACTTTTTTCGGCATGTCAACTGAAATTTGTTTGGcttgtcaattattttataaatcccTTTTTCCTTTCCCTTGTGTTTTTGGTCCTTTTGTGATTAATGGTTCTCTTCCAATCTATGCCCTTTTTCGTTGTGAAATATCTCAAACCCCTTAGTGGTAATTCATAAACTTTTCAGGGctgtttataataaaacaagTTAGCAACTTTTCAGGATCTATCTAATTGTTGTATGGTGCACACTTCATACAAGTCTTTATTATCATGGATATATGAATGGATTATTTCATTTCATCTATGTGTTAGATATCAAGGCTGTTagtcttttaatataaaaatacccCATTTTTAAGGTTTCTATATGCTTAAggtatattctttattttttttttctttatttcatatatttcttGTTATTGAATCCTTTTCTCTTCTCCCCAGGCAAAGGTTGTTAGTTATAGGCAGTGGAGGAGCTGTAGGTTTTTCTGCAATTCAACTTTCAGTAGCTGCAGGGTGCCTTGTTGCTACTACTGGTGGAAGCAAAAGTATTGATCGAGTGCTGGCAGCTGGTGCTGAGCAAGCAGTTGACTTTAGTGCTGAGGTAATGATGTTATCTGTTATGGACATTGAGAGAATCACACCTTAAAAGCTACCCATTGagattttaaaactcaaaaccatataaatttcatattagaagctcatatttttcaatgtaGGATCCAAGTTTTATACTTTACACATGGGATCCTAACATTATCACTTAATGATTTGGTGTATTCTACAATTTTCCAGATGTTTGAAATTTGTGTGCGCTTGATAGTTTAACCAAAAAGGAATCTTTTAGTTGTACTAGAGTTCTTTGTAGAAAATCCcactcaaacttgagttttgtAGAGGGTTATAAATTTAGTTTCTGTATCTAGATAATTAACTTGATCTGTTTTTACCAGGTGGGGATTCAAATTAGTTTTTCATGAGCGAGCAAATGCATCTGATTTGCACGACATTGAATTGGCAATAAAGGGGAAGTTCCATGCTGTATTGGACACCGTTGGTGGACCAAAGACAGAAAGATTAGGCATCAATTTTTTGAAGAGGGGTGGACATTATATGGCACTTCACGTATGTGATGAAAGcttgtttgttattattatttttcatttttccagCAAAAGGAATTTTCAGATGCTTCATTTTTAGAGGCTTCCACATAAATGCTTAATGCTTTTATTCTCTGTTTTAGGGTGAGGCAACACCACTGGCAGATGCATATGGACTAGCAGTTGGGCTTCCTGTTGCTACAGGTGTTTTATTGAAGAAACGGCTTCAATACTGGTATTCTCATGGAATAGGTACTGTAATTGTATAACACGGTTCTTTTACCTGGTAGCTTCCTGGAAAAATAAACAATGCATGTTCTTATGCAAAATAACAAATGATGTTGAGTGTTTTCTGCATGTGGTAATCACATCTCATGCAAAGCATGCGAACTACTATACCTTGAGTAATTGAATCaatgcttatttatttatattcaatggTCCAGAATATTCGTACACATATATGCGGGTTGATGCAGAAGGTCTAGATGAGATTCGTCGGCTGTCTGAAGCCAGAAAGCTGAAAATACCTGTGGACAAAACATTTCCCATAACACAAGAGAAAGAGTTTCATGAGGCTAAAGACAAGAGGCTCATTCCCGGTAAAGTGGTGCTGGAATTCGACGGACTAATTTCCTTTCAGTGATAGAACCCTTTAATATCAGTAAGCCTTCACATTTATGCATGGATTCTTTAACTCATTCAGAAAGCCTTTCCTACATTTTTTGTCAATCAGCTCTACTAACAGCTTGTATAGGAAAGAGAATTTTGCGAGTGGTAAATGATAGAAATCAGGTTAGGAAACTCTAAATGTTTGAGAGGTAGCCTTGGGTTAATCTCAAGTGGTGATGGGGTAGTTGTGACAGGATAGATCTTTGGTTGAGAACTTATCTACATTATACAAAATGCTTTTAGAATAAATCTTTTTGTGTAGTTGAACAATTGGAATGAATCATAAGTTAGATGCAAATAGAAAACAGTTAATTGTTGTTTGTGTGCTTTTACTTTGTAAGCCTGATGAATTAATTTCAAGAGTAGCATTATGTACACAAACAATGAacataaatttgtatacaaatgataattcatcattatatgattagatgttgttttatctctaattcaaaaccactcaattacataataatatgtcattattcaTATACAAATTTGTGTTCATTGTCTGTCCATATACTCTTATTGATTTTAGTCCAATGACTAAGACCAAATGGGCCAAAATAGCCCAGCCCAAAATGGCTATTTGACAAGCCTATTTAAATTCCAAGAGGCTGTAGTATTTCAGAAACTTAACTAGTGGTCCAAGCATGGCCCTTCACTCATTTTCATCATATAAGTTATGTCACATGCATTCTGGGAGAAGATGATACTGATTTCCTACCTAACAAATATTAGGAATTTGAATGGTTTTGATTTACATTAGGCCAAGAgtctattttccacccaaggtttgttacAATGACAATTTTCCACCCTTCAAAAAGCTAGATTTTTACTCGTCATCTATTTTTGTTAGTGAATTTCTTCTAGTAAAAAGATAAGAAGatcattttacataaaatttatttatttatttatttttacaaaatgatgTATGTTTAGTGTAGGGATGATAATTCAACCCTCCTAACCGGTTTTTGGTCTGCCCCTCCCCAAACAGGGAGAGAATTTCCTGATTGAGACAGAGACAACTAAAATCTCTCTAATTAGAGACGAGAATATATATCTCTGACCCGTCTCTTCCCTTGCATATCTTTTAAACccttagaaattttaaattattacaaacatACTCTAACACTTgataaatattctattaattttctaGCGAGGATGGGTAgggaaaggagaaaaaataagGAATTTTCCCCACAATGATGGggagaagaagagaaattttttccatAGGAAGGGATGAGAATTCCTTGTTATCCTCATATCAAGGATAAGGACAAAGATTAGGGGATTTATCATCTACCTTGCATGTTATCATCCTTGACTTGgggtgaatttaattttaaaaatattaaaggtattaataaaatttgtcatggaggtttgaaaatttaagaaaagtttgaagtgttttttaaatttaaaatttcaatatactcattggtagtttaaaaaataatagttcacttcaaaaaaaatttgaataaaacgaAACATTTTAAGGTGTtgttagggttttggtttaaatctaagtaacaaaattttaactagtaaatatatattagtaagttgatatttatattgagtaataatgataattttataattttaataaaatgataaaatagttataaaaaataaaataaaattcattaataaagcgacttatgaatgaaaatttggtttttgaattataaaggatgaaaatttgtaatttcatcAACCTTAGtggggaaatagtcatttggcctttaaattATGCTTTTTAATTTAcgtcaaaagactattttccactcaaggttcagtgaaaagataaattatttaattttcaaaaactcaaatactcattcatATGTTAAAATTCACCAGTAgagttaaagttaaaattgtcatttagataaaaatatttaaaaaactaaaaaaaaatcaccttttctctctcctcttaatttaaaaatccaacaattttcccccacccaaggtttagtccattCCCTAGctcttatttgttaaattttgaaaactcaaatacctatcgTCTGCTagctattaaagttaacaaaattcgttaaatttaaagtagatatgttatttaactaataatattaaaaaaataaaattttatttcatttttcctttttagttaaaaatactaataatttctctcatccaaaagtttaaaaagttacatttttcttcttcctaaggtttactttttctttctccCGTTTTTTAGCCACCTTTTCCATGTTTGGTCGACAACCCATGCCCAATCTCTCTCTTGGCCCTAATCAAACAAATTGTctatcaaaaacaaagaagatgaatagtTTTTCAGTTCTTTCGTTTTCGATGGTTGATTcacatattttgtatttatcttCATGTTTAtcattattagttaaatgatatttttacttttaaatttaataaattttattaactctaaCGGTTGataggtgagtatttgaatttttaaaacttaaggtataaaagtttgaaaataatctttaccttggatgggaataagtccgtTGGCCTTCAATTAATTATTGCTTGCTCAGTAATAATTAagtgataacacattattattttagcaTATGATGTCGAATTATTAAGGTTCAACGAAAAGCCTCAAAACCCACTTATGCTTTGTGACATTACAGTTGGCTCTGTGCCCCAATTTGAATGCCAAAATATTCCTTAATCTCATtgtttaaaacataattaagcagcttttattattaattaatttgtctCCTTCTGcctcaaatcaaaatcaaattgtcTGGTCAAAATTCAAATCCCTCCCTTTTTACTTACCATGacccatttattattattaatttatttatttttccctttcttcatCATTTCTTCTTTGTGTGAACCTTTTTGGCAGCTTGGCTACATTAATTTAAAGCTAAATGGACATCATGGTGAGCACGTACTGTGGACCCCTAATCACAGCCTTAAAAGTAAATTGATTGGATGGCGTGGCGAGTTTCTATTGGGGAATAGGTTACTTGTGGTGAGCTTGTGTACAGAGTATCACAGtttgtttaatgttttttaaactCTCTGCGATGTATGGGAAAATAGTAATGTTGGTAGTACATGGCACAGGTCTCTGCCAACGAGGCATTCGGTTCCTTCAATATTTCACTGGGAACTTGGGATGGCAACTCGGACCGGATAGCCGGGGAGGGATGTCAATCCCCGACTTCCTCCCCATCTCCGCCCGTCTCCGTTatggaaataaataataatgattctttatccatttttgtttcaaagaaaaatctcgtgattaaactttaaaaagttataaaatattttttctcgtgattaaactttaaaaagttatatttttcctttaaagtttatttcttttctccttctc
Encoded proteins:
- the LOC123201832 gene encoding uncharacterized protein LOC123201832 — protein: MALHGEATPLADAYGLAVGLPVATGVLLKKRLQYWYSHGIEYSYTYMRVDAEGLDEIRRLSEARKLKIPVDKTFPITQEKEFHEAKDKRLIPGKVVLEFDGLISFQ